The Nerophis ophidion isolate RoL-2023_Sa linkage group LG05, RoL_Noph_v1.0, whole genome shotgun sequence genomic interval GCCATGGAGAGCGTTCTGCAGCTCAGATGTGGCGTACTTGGCTCGAAGGCTGCGGCGACAAAGATTGGAAAGTATCATAACACGCTTTCCACTCAGGGCTGCAcattgaaaaattaaagcatccatccattcattttctgccgATTGTTCCTTTCGGGGTGGCTGGGGGTctctggggcctatctcagctacaatcgggcggaaggtggggtgcaatctggacaagtcgccacctcatcgcagggccaacacagataaacagacaacattcacacactagggaccatttagtgttgccaatcaacctatccccaggtgcatgtctttggaggtgggaggaagccggagtacccggagggaacccaagcagtcacggggagaacatgcaaactccacacagaaagatcccgagcctggatttgaacccaggactgcaggaccttcgtattgtgaggcagacgcattaacccctcctccaccgtgcttccctaaataaaggtttatgccggaggtattttgatatttttttattttcaaaaccaattcaataatatgatatatacatttatttgaatctttagggctcccctcaactTTGGTCTCAGGGATACATCATagaaatgttcaaaataagtcattttatatacagtatttagtcagccagcgattgtgcaagttctcccacttaaaatgatgacagaggtctgtaattttcatcataggtacacttcaactgtgagagacagaatgtgaaaaaaaatccaggaattcacattgtaggaattttaaagaatttatttgtatttggtcacttcaaacaaggaagatctctgactctcacagacctgtaacttcttctttaagaaggtcttctgtcctccactcgttacctgtattaacgGAACTTGTTTGAACTCactatctgtataaaagacacctgtccacagcctctaacagtcagactccaaactccactatggccaagaccaaagagctgtcgaaggacaccaggaaaagaattgtagacctggaccagactgggaagagtgaatctacaataggcaagcagcttcgtgtgaaaaaatcaactgtgggagcaatcatcagaaaatggaagacatacaagaccactgataatcttcctcgatctggggctccatgcaagatctcaccccgtggggtcaaaatgatcattagaacggtgagcaaaaatcccagaaccacacggggggacctggtgaatgacctgcagagagctgggacccaagtaacaaaggttaccatcagtaacacactatgccgacagggaatcaaatcctgcagtgccagacgtgtccccctgcttaagccagtgcatgtccaggcccgtctgaagtttgccagagagcacatgggagaatgtcatgtggtcagatgaaaccaaaatagaacgttttggtataaactcaactggtcgtgtttggaggaagaagaatagtgagttgcatcccaagaacaccacacctactgtgaagcatgggggtggaaacatcatgctttggggctgtttttctgctatgattgatccgtgttaaggaaagaatgaatggggccatgtatcgtgagattttgagccaaaacctccttccatcagtgagagctttgaatggttgaccaaatacttattttccaccataatttacaaataatttctttaaaattcctacaatgtgaattcctggaatttttttttcacattctgtctctcacagttgaagtgtacctatgatgaaaattacagacctctgtcatcttcttaagtgggacaacttgcacaatcggtggctgactaaatacttttttgccccactgtatatacacacatacgtgtatatatatatacatacatacacacatacatatatgtatacacacatatatatatatatatatatatatatatatatatatatatatatatatgtgtgtgtgtatatacatacatatatgtgtgtgtttgtgtatacatttatacacacacatatatatatatatatatacacataccaacatatatacatacatacatacacatatatatatatatatacacatatatatatatacattcttatatacacatatatacatttaacatatatatatatatatatatatacatacatttatataaatatatatacacgcatatatatacacatatatccacgtatatacatacatttatatacatatataaatatatacacactcatatatttatacatacataaatacacgaCGATAGCTTTTAAGAaaaaaactttttcttgttacatttcatttGCTcgcttttttattccacttttttatatgtttttttaaaatagtatttttacaaGGTGATGTTAAATATTTGTTGCAAGCCGCAAATGGCCctcaggccacactttggacaccaccgctcacagttgaaaaataaataagtacaaaTGTCTCACCATTCTGGATGAGATTGTGCATCTTTCGAAGGTCCTATGATGGACTTCCAGTGGGAGACGGCGTTGTGGCGGCCCAGACTCAATGCCATGATAGGACCAGAACTCATGTAAGCAGTCAGTCTGGGGAAGGTGACTTTTCCATAATGTTCAGCATAGAAGTCACTAGACTGTTCTGGAGTCAGCTGCACTGTGCGCTTCTGCAACAAAAATGAATAGTTAGGACATTTTAAACTACTTCATCACATGTAAGACAATGAGAAAGCACAAGGTACAAAAAACAAACCTGGAGGATAATGAAGCCTTTTTTCTGAATTATATCCTCAATCTCCTCACTTCTGTGGATTGCATCTGGCTTAATGAGAGCCAAAGTTCTTTCCACGTAAATACGAGGACATGACGTGGGTTCCATCTTCCACTAAATGATGAATACACCGCAGCTGGGTTTTCAGCGATCCGAGACTGGCTCGTTGGGTTGCTAGGATACCACAAACATTGCACATCCCTAGAATAAACAGCCTGAATCACAGTCAGCAAGGTTGATAAACATAGCAAATGTTTGAAATGCTCtgttaaattttaaaaaaagtaaaataaaagtaaattaaGTGTGTAACCTAAATGGATATTCCCTAAAAGGCAAGTTCTCCAGAGACGACACTGCCATCTAGAGGACAGGAGCGATAACTTGTTACAAGTCAcacacatgggtgtcaaactctggcctgcgggccaaatttggcccaccgtgtaatttaatttggcccttgaggcaatatcaaattaacattagagctggcccgccaatactcatacttaccaacccacacgattttcccgggagactcccgaatttcagtgcctttgccgaaaatcacccggggcaaccattctcccaaatttctctcgatttccacccaaacatcattggggacgtgccttaaaggcactgcattcaacgtcctctacaaactgtcgtcccgtccgctttttctccatacaaacattgtgtcggcccagtcacatactatatgcggactttacacacaaacaagtgaatgcaaggcatacttggtcaaccgccatacaggtcacactgagggtggccgtacaaactttaacactgttacaaatatgcgtcacactctgaacccacacctaacaagaatgacaaccacatttagggagaacatccccaccgtaacccaacagaaaaacccagaaccccttgcagcactaactctttcgggatgctacaatgtttgaaaatcgattttgcatgtcactattaagttatacaagccttgctcgttcaatattcaatgcaaaacttgtttgggtcccctattaaaaggttaatttgttcaaccttggcccgcggctttggtCAGTTAAAAATGTTGTCCCacgctgtatttgagtttgacacccctgttctaacagGATAAACTTTATCCCACAATGTGGACTTTCTGTGGTGGCAGTGCAGATTGTATTTACAGGAGCTTAAGTGGAAGTGGACAGACAATGAGTGGTAACACAGCCACCGCCTGcgaagacacgcacctggggattgACTGATGTGCAACACTAAATTTACTGGAGTGAATGTGAGAATTCATATTGCTCACTAACCAATTGCactgtaaataacaaaaaaatccacTAACACCCATATTGCACAAGGAAAAAAGGCACATCacagttaaaaaacaaacaaaaaagagttACAAGGTCACCGGGTAGaaaacatctgtgaaagcactTCCTGCACCATGGTCTGTGCTTCAGTGTCATGCAAGCAGTGAGATTAGACATGATGAATGTGAACATCCTTTGCTCAGCCACCTCCTCGATGTTGTCTAGTGGGCAGACTAACACACTTTAATAGGTCTGTTTCTGTACAACCATGATGTGTGGAAAAACACTTCATATTCTTATTGTGCATTATGTAAAACACAAAAGCTGAGGTTAAAAGGGGACCATGTACTACATTTAGCTAACTTTCTACTTGCAAGAGTTTTATAATAACATATTTCCTTTTAATAGAAACAGTTCAGTAAGGAGTATTAAAATCCACATACACAAGTTCTTTCAAACTGTCTTTTATTCAAAGTTACTTCGGTGAAAAGTTCTTATCGGGTTCCAATAGTAACCTGCCACACTCTGATAAGGTTGTCAGTGTAGCCAGCAAACAGGGTctgtataaaaacaaaacaacggtTAAAATTCAAAAGGTGTCATTGTGTagaacaaattaaaaataaagaaatgtttTTGCCCCTCATATTTGCAGGATTGTCTTCAGAAGACATCAGATTTTTTATGTGAATAGGTATAATCACTGGGGATGCACAAACACAGTCAGGGTTGTACACAAGAAGGTAAAAAGTACCTGTCCATCGGCAGACCAGGCCAGAGAGGTGCATTGTGGGGGCTCAGCCTTGCTGTTTGTGCTGATCACCTCCTGTCTCAGCTCGTCCACAATGATCTTGCCCTCCAGAtcctgcacacacacaagtgtgttgtCAGTAAATGTTGTCAATTTAGACAACAGCAGTTTGGGTTCCATGACGCTCAGAAACAGCCTCTTTATCATCAAATAATACAGTTGGCATTTGAAGTCTCATCACCGCTTTAACACAGCACAACCAATACAAAGCATGCAACAGTAAGGTTTACCCAGATCTTGATACTGGGGCCAGTGGCGGCACACAGCCAGTAACGGTTGGGGCTGAAGCAGAGGGCGTTGATGGTGTCTCCGCTGTCCAGGGTGTAGAGGTGCTTGCCCTCATTCAGGTCCCACAGCATGGCCTGACCATCCTGAAGGGAACAACAATGCTCCAATCAGCCTGGATCATCAAACAATTTACAGGCAACCTTACTGTCCAGAAAATATCAAAAAGGTGCAGGTAAAACTCAGAAACAGCCTCTTTGTCATCAATGATAAACAGACAGGCATATGAGACTCATCACAGTTGAAGGCTGCATGCTAGTAGCACAAGTCTAGTGTTCAGTTTACCTTTCCACCGGATGCACACAGGGAGCCATCAGGGGAGACGGTCACTGTGTTCAAGTAGCCAGTATGACCAATGTGGTTTGTCTTCAGCTTGCAGTTGGCAAGGTTCCACACCTGGGAGCAAAACATCATCATATGGCGGCACGTTGGTCACATCATGACAAAGTCAGCAGTACAATGTGCCCTCATATGTATAAATGTTTCATCAGTGTGACACTCTGCTAATACATGCATTAAATAATCATCGGGCATGTGGCATCACGTGCAAGTAAGGACAGACATACCTTGACCATTTTGTCCCAGCCACAAGACACAATAATGGGGTTGCTGCTGTTGGGGGAGAAGCGCACACACGACACCCACTCAGAATGGCCTTCATCCTAATAATGAACAAGAATACTTCTGACTTGACAGCGATATTTTCTTTAGGCCTACATTCAAAATGTCGCTTGGTCAATTAGCCTTTAGGAGCAAAAATTGTTTGGTACCTGAATAGTGTACTTGCAGACTCCAAGCGTGTTCCACAACTTGATAGTCTTATCGCGGGAGCCAGACACAATTTGGCGGTTATCAGCAGAGAAAGCCACGCTGAGGACATCCTTGGTGTGTCCCACAAACTGGCGAGTGGTGGCGCCACTGAGGAGAGATGACAGTTCAGAGGAATATTTAAACACACTGAGTCCAAAAGTTTTTAAATTTCATGCTTCCTCAATGtcattaaaaatgttaattgAAAAATTGCCTTCAGAGTTGATACAGGATTTATGGTGAGGATCCTGgaattaatgtttattttaattaCTGTAAACGTTCCAAATTAACACCTGCTTTCAATTAGCCGCATAGTCTCCTATAGTCTCTGGTTGCATGGGAAACTTAAGTAAATAACCACCAGGATTTGTAATTAGTGGCAGGTCAAGAAAGACTGGCATTAGCAGACGTGGCTGTAGACAACCCCAATTAGTTTTTAACACAAGAAGGCACAGGCTATATTTGAAACTCATGGATATAACACGTTCTGTGCTGTAGTTTACAATAACCTCAAAGGCATTAATGTTAGTTGAATAGATTGCTCAGTATTACATTGCTCCCTTGCTGCGGTGTTGTGTAAAATGTCTGTTAATAAATCATCAAGTGGTTTCCTTTTCACTTTGTCATGTACTCTAAGATCATTAGAGATGGCTTATCACGTAATTCCATGTAACAccttattaaacacatttttgtcattttaaaataaaaactgaaCCATCCCATTTTTTGGACAATAGGTCACACCAAATTAAGCACATTGCTGATGAGCGgaattattttcatacaaaacgcgcaccagattatagggcatATTAAAAGGAACTTTttctttttctacatttaaaacacttccttgtaatggtggttctttgatcaCTATCTTGCAGTGAtgaatgttttacagaccatcttccagCCGCTTTCTCAACTTCTGTttagtgggcggtcttatttacatggctccactttgacagcgtcttctcttcatctttgttgtaccagtagttttagcacttccatagcaagtctactgCCACATATATGTtggactgtacgctactttatattagatggcaacagcggaggatgaatgcccaacaacaagaggatggagaaaaagaagcttCTTGACTACAGCTTCAGCCGTGGAcacacattttcgggacttatgtaGATTGCAAACACACAACAGCAAGAACCAGGAAAAGTTTAGTTTTGCATAAAATTGCGAAACAAATGTGAGATAATGTCTCCTACTAGGTGCAGTTTTGAGATccttaaaaacacacacacaccataacacctggatgttgaagcacagtatgtcTAACAACAGTAACCGCGTTGAGCTGACAAGTCAAGTGGTGCGGCTTTGTAGATTAACAAAATTGTAAGAATTTTTTTGACGGATTTGAGTGttgtgtaatattctatattcTTAATGAAACATCACCTTAAAATTTGGGTTTTTGCTGTAAAACAAAAAGCAATATAAAGTATTTAATGTCCAGAAAAAGACAATCCGATCCTCGTTTTACCTTTATTGCCAACCTTAAGCTAACGGGCCCCATTCCAAGAAGTATTTCCTCTGTGCACACAGTCTGTCCCTGTGTTTCACTCCTAGACACAACACTACCTTATTTGAAGCCGAGCCAGTGTGTTCACAAGCCATGGGAAAAATGATCATAACACACCAACGTACACATTAACACCAGCAGGTAGTTACAGTAAAaatgtagatatacatatataggttAATATTTAATGCACAGAAAATGTGGACTCCGAAAACAACGTACTTTGATCCACGAAACAGCTCTGCGGAAACTATATGTTGCAATGGATTTGTCTGGATCGGAGGCAGAAttgttacctactcagtggcctagtggttagagtgtccgccgtgagattggtaggttgtgagttcaaaccccggccaagtcataccaaagattataaaaatgggactcatgacctccctgcttggcactcagcatcaagggttggagttgaGGGTTAaatcaaaatgattcccgggtgcggccactgctgctgcccactgctccccttacctcccaggggctgatcaagggggatgggtcaaatgcagagaataattttgccacactaagagcgtgtgtgacaatcgttggtactttaactttaagaatGACCACGAAGTGGGTGTACTTTAATATATCCGAGAAACCTGCATACAGCGATCTATGAAATTGAAGAGGACGCAGACGGCTTTCAAAGAGAAAGTCTGCAGCAGCGCAAAGCATGTGCCAGGCTGTTTGAAGCtcgctattgttcttttatttgtgGACAGAGCAACAGAAGTCTCGAAACACGAAAACGGtctacaataacaccagaaataaATGCTAGGTTTTTAAAAAACTTTAGGATAGAAATTGTGTCTAAAAAGATAGGCAAATTCCCTTGGAAAAAAAactcaaagtacattgtacaatcaaaaaatagagcaaaacagtATTAATGAAAATGTATGCTACTAGGgctgtaaatttttttttaaatatttgattgCGTTAAATTGTTCATCGTTAACTCAGAATGAATTGCAGTATCACAgatataatttttcatcattaataagtgtaccctatTTAATAGTATTTTTGTTTTAACACAATGACCGGCCAATTAATTTGCTTTAATTCAAGGTCTTTCAGACAATGCATAAACAtgcttttcatgacaaaaaaaaaatgcctgcagtgcgttggtgtcttgccagattccTTATTTTGTAGAAACACAGAATTTGAAATTCTGCTTTCGGAGCATTTGCATACAGAGGAGGAATTACAACATGTTGAGACACCAGTTCCACACATTAACAACACAACTTACATGATTTGATCGTCAAAAAGTTCTGGTAATGTAAAATGAGATATTTCTACTTAAATCAATGTTTCGTATACTACATACATCACAGGTACAAATTAATGGTATGCAAATCACTGCACGACTAAGTCTTAACCTTCTCTATCAATACAATGTATTATTCAGCCTGGTGTAACCGAGGACTCAAACAGAACATGTTATAAAAGCAAAATTTCCCCATATATTACTCAACTGACATACATTTCAGGTGCAAGTATCAAAGCATTGTCACAAtgtaagaattttttattttgtcGATGTACTAAACCCagatgtatagcgcttttattttgaagcaggATAAGTGATTGCTTTGAGAGGTTGTCTTGACATAATTTGACGTTGGACCACCGCTATGGGACAGCCCGAAAGTCAAAAAGGACGCATGTGCTTTAATCGCACATTAATAAAGAGTGCTGATAttgctgagataagcgccagcgccccccgcgaccccgaaagggaataagcggtagaaatggatattGGAACGCAAACTTATTGCGCGGACTGCACGGTTAATACCATTTATCCTTACAAATTGAGCTTTAGGAAAACTTTTTGTGTGGCAGATAAAAAAAGAAGTGCAGCTTTATCTCATTGAACTTGGGCATTGGAATGCACAACCGTATCACCCGTGTTTGTTTTTGGCCAAACTAAGATTTCTGCAGGTATCAGCAAAtctaatgtaatgctttttatTGAAAGAATTTTAATGCCCATGTCTTGCTGCAGCATCGTTAGTCAAACCAACAATTGCCTGTAAAAACAAAATTGTAAGCATTAGACAATGATGTTGAATAATTGAAGTTTACATTAACAGTGGCCAAATTAATTACTCATGTaataatatataatgtgtataaccCTTTCAAACGCAATATATTTTCTATTTCAATAGTGCTTTTTAAACCATTGTGGGGTGAATAACAATAGTCTTAACTTGGTTAAAAAAAACTCATAAGATACTCTCAATCTCTGTTAgcaaataataaaaaactaatattgaacatcttgaagtgcactttttgctaAACAAAAATACAGTCCATTTGTTTTTTGTTGCCAAGGGCaaattgtatgatttttttaatgcCCCTGggcattgcattttttttttttcaattgctaTTTAAGGCCTTCATTTTTTACAAAATCTGCTTGATGACTTTCAAAACTATTTAATGACCCGAAGGAAAAGCTGATGACAGAATGTGAATGGATTAGTATGCGGACAGATCTTTCATACAAGAATGTTAAAAGAttaatatgtacatattttttattttattttagtcatGTGGACGGAGATTTTCTTAACGGACCGTGAAAAATGTGCGAGGAGTCTAATCCGTTTGTGTGGACACGGCCTCAATCAGGATGGAAGAGTCTACGACAAACACAATACTAAACACGTCAAAATAGTCAAGTACATTGGAACAGTCTACAGACCTATGAGCAAGAGGGTGAAAGTACACAAGGTAAGGCAGCAGGTAGATCTTACGTGGTGAGGTCCCACAGGCGGAGGGTGCTGTCCCAGGCTCCAGACAGGGCAAACTGTCCATCCGAGGAGATGACAACATCGCTGACAAAGTGCGAGTGACCCTTCAAGGAGCGCTGAGGGATGCCATAGTTTGTTTCATCGCGGGTCAGCTTCCACATGATGATGGACTTGTCTGTAGGGAATAATCAGTTTATTTTCCACAAATTATAGTTTCAATATGTATATCCAGGGGACATTATctttcaaagtagggctgggcgatacatcatACTCAATATATCATGGCGTATGTCTGTGTGCAATATAGAAAGTGacttgatattcgagtatatgctctcacgcagttgcttttagctgcaggcattacactgcaggcgtttctcactcttttgtTGTCTCTCCTCAAGAGACAAaacaagcgcacattcttacatacgtgtACACCATCGCGGagcagaggtagcggcatgggtaacgctagctgtggtgcgagtagtAATACGAGAGGAAGAAGGTGCAAATCCGGTAAACGAAGAAAAAATTATATcccgagaaaaacagcaggggatccatcgtctggcagtggtttggcttcaagcgggaacatgtcgaacagacaaccgtaatttgtcaagtgtggggcaaaagcgttgtaCAATAAGTAGCATCACCGCTAATAAgtagtagcatcatttgaaaagtcacctgctagagaatgaagaccatttccacatcaacaccatatgaaaaaaatagtcaacaagaggagataacgtccgcaggaacctaccacatagcgaaggacatacactattggaTTTCCTATTATGGAGCTAATTTTTACTCgtcagttattgaaatatcttgtgtgacatcatgcacaaaagtgcactttatttgttttaaactattttagtggtgtTTCTattaaaaaagtgcactttaatagtGTTGTTGtgatatatcatcttagtgacatcatgcacaaaagtgcactttgttttagtGGCGTTTCtataaaaaagtgcactttaatagtGTTGTTGtgatatatcatcttagtgacatcatgcacacaagtgcactattagcttgttttaaaatgtctctgacaatcttgcactttctgttttgaaatgacatgaatgtttgtataataaatacaattttggtcaattgagttaattgtgatttccctctctgcatgaaagtttaa includes:
- the LOC133553634 gene encoding nucleoside diphosphate kinase homolog 5-like, with protein sequence MEPTSCPRIYVERTLALIKPDAIHRSEEIEDIIQKKGFIILQKRTVQLTPEQSSDFYAEHYGKVTFPRLTAYMSSGPIMALSLGRHNAVSHWKSIIGPSKDAQSHPECLRAKYATSELQNALHGSDSSHAAEREIKFMFPNAVFQRIPSRETTEEYLSRHVKQTLLRGLTELCKHKPLEPCLWLADWLITHNPNKPQICHGVPELD
- the rack1 gene encoding small ribosomal subunit protein RACK1, yielding MTEQMTVRGTLKGHSGWVTQIATTPQYPDMILSASRDKSIIMWKLTRDETNYGIPQRSLKGHSHFVSDVVISSDGQFALSGAWDSTLRLWDLTTGATTRQFVGHTKDVLSVAFSADNRQIVSGSRDKTIKLWNTLGVCKYTIQDEGHSEWVSCVRFSPNSSNPIIVSCGWDKMVKVWNLANCKLKTNHIGHTGYLNTVTVSPDGSLCASGGKDGQAMLWDLNEGKHLYTLDSGDTINALCFSPNRYWLCAATGPSIKIWDLEGKIIVDELRQEVISTNSKAEPPQCTSLAWSADGQTLFAGYTDNLIRVWQVTIGTR